The window CCATGTCAGCCGCCACGTACGCGTAGCCCCATGCGCACGGCAGCAGCGCGGCCACCAGGTCGGCCATGTCGCCGTCCGCGGCGGTGCGCACGAGGAAGTCCGTGTACGCACGCGTCGTCGGCCACACCGGCTCACGTTCCAGCTCGTCCGGGCTGATGCCGAAGCGTTCCGCGTACGCACGATGCAGCCCCATCTCCAGGTTCAGCGTCAGATCGAGAATTTTCGCGTACCACTGCATGGAATCCAGGCGATTGGACTTCGCCGCACCCCACGCGAACATGCGCGAATACTCCTTCAGGTACAGGTAATCCTGGCGGACCCAGTTCCTGAAGACGTCCGGATCCAGCGTGCCGTCGGCGATGCCGCGCACGAACGGGTGCTCGAGCTGCGCGTCCCA is drawn from Longimicrobiales bacterium and contains these coding sequences:
- the tenA gene encoding thiaminase II, with the protein product MQKLTDDLFKAARPLWDAQLEHPFVRGIADGTLDPDVFRNWVRQDYLYLKEYSRMFAWGAAKSNRLDSMQWYAKILDLTLNLEMGLHRAYAERFGISPDELEREPVWPTTRAYTDFLVRTAADGDMADLVAALLPCAWGYAYVAADMAKLGTPADARYADWIAMYVSEEFIAARDWLIEEMNRLGAGASGEKRQRLIDIFVLSSRYEWMFWEMCWRREAWAPDEVQGREAAAVTR